The Apium graveolens cultivar Ventura chromosome 3, ASM990537v1, whole genome shotgun sequence sequence AATGTGGTAGGAAGAGCCCGGCCCATCCCAGCAGGTCCAAGCCAAGTCTCATATACTTGCTTCAagtttttttttctattttaaactttttttaaaatttttgccAGGTTTTTACCGGTAATCTATactctttatttattttttttgaaaatttggtaACCTTTACTTCGTACATATCTAAATAGCATACCTGTCAGATGGGAATATGTTGTTTAGGTAGTATATGAAAGAGTTTAACCAAATATGATGTAAGAGAGGTTATAGATGTTTTTGCTTTCTATGAGAAAGTTAAAAAGTCACATTATacaatttatttaatttcaatttcCAAGGTTCCTGATATTATCCAACTATAAAATTtgtttataaattttaaattaattaaaaatttattagTTAATCATTAGTACATGTTCCAACCtctttaatttataattttaccCATTTCTAAGTAGTGGGTCTTTGGCCAAGTTTAGTAGTTTCATTTTCATATCCTTTTCTCCAATTCAGTCCAATCTCTTAATCCTATGGTGGAGATCATCCGAAAGGTTTTGAGAGGGCTATATAATCGTACCATTTTGTATTGTCAATTTGGTGGctgtaaatattataaaattattatttatgttTTCTTTATAGCTCCTCTCTTCTTTCCAAAGCTCTAAAGTGTGTTCTATTTTATACAAATAATGAGTAATTTAACTTGAATATGAGAAGCTCTCTATGTGAACGATGTTTATTCCTCTGTACTTCCATTCTCTGTCTCACTTGTGAAACATAGAATATTTGATATTTAGGGGTTTGTTGTAATTTATTGATTATAAAATTAGATACTTGGAACTTGGATTACTGGAATTATTTGTTAGGAAAAGTTCTCTTTTGAAATTTTGAACTATTTTGGCTCTAATTTAATATTTGAGTCATAACCcaaaatttgtatcaaaatagTTACAATGTGACGTGGTCATGTGTTGAAATATAATTGTGGATACATATGAATGAATAAGTTCCATTATTATTAGGAAGAAAGTTAGCATTTATAAAGTATTTGGGAAAAAAATTTGTAACAATATTTGgggtgtcttgcattttgctttAACATTTTGATGGTAGAGTACAACTTTACATCTTAAGAATTAAGATCATAGTTCTTGATCAAAAGTTTTTGATAAAATGTGAAATTAGGAAATTAAACTTTAATTTAATTTTCtaaactaaaaataaaaataagatgttgtgatttgatttttaatataCACAAGTTCTCCTCTTATCACCAATAAACATTTTTAAATTTTGTTCAAGTTGAATGCTTCATGATTTTACAACTAAAAGCCATAAATGAGATATGATCCTAGAACTTAACACAAAACACAAAATAGCTTATGTTGAGTGCAGTGACATACATAATTAAGGGGTGAATTTTATATtaatgtataataatttacagaTTTAAAATGATTATTAATGATTTTAATTCTAAGCAGATTTGATGAAATTGTTGAAAAATCCGGTAGATTCCTGGTGATTTAAATAAATTTCTACAaattctttaaaatttcaataattttgctaaaatttcaaaagaaataaaataaagtatCAAATCCAACAAAATCTACCATTTTATCTAAAAATTCCATGCaccaattttttttataaaatccaaattaaatCTCATCAGGTTttaatgaattttttaaaatctaaatttaatattctatattttaaaaagattttttataataattattaaataccatcagattttaaaatatttttagaatccAAATTGAATAAGCGgatatttcaaaatccaaaaagATTTTTTAAGATCATATTTGAATACACTCTTGTAAATAAAGTTAATACGATAATTAATTTCTTAAAGTTTGATCTTTTTCTTAATAAAGAAAATTGTAATTTATTCATAAAATTTTATGTTCTAATTGTATTTAGGGTGAAGAACAAATTTAGtctatttttatataaaattaacaaaaataaccAATTTACCAATGAATAGTATTCACTTTACATAAGACATGAGATAACATGAGATAACCAATTGTCTACCTTATACGAATTGATACGAATTGAGATACCCAACTGTGAGCGGTAGATACCATTTTCAGTGGAGTATCTTATACTAATTGAGATACGGAAGGAACTGAAAGTGCAGTATTCAATCGGCTAAAATTATTCACTTTTTTCAGAATAACTATTTTggttattttttaaaaaatgtgttatttttatcattttttcttGTATTTATTTGCAAAAAGAAAAGTAAAAATATAAGTCAGGTGTATTGTAACAAAAGTTTCAAATAAAAACCTTTTTGTCACAAAGGAGTTAAAAGGATGTATAACTGAAAGAAATTTGGAAGTATTACCCAAACATGCTGGTGTACAAACTTACAATGTGTAAGCTACATATATTACTTGTCTTACAACTTACAGGGCAAGAGAGAATGTAAAAAGAATGGATTATCAGCTGTTTCAATCCAGCACCCAAGCCTGCAGGCAGAATTGAAATAACATCTTAAGATAACTTCACTGATACTTAAAAAAATGCAATCAAATTAACAGTTTTTCTAGCATTTCACCTGAATTTTGCCATCAGAAGAGCCAGCAAAAAGCATTTGTCCATCCCTGTCTGATGTCAAACATGTGATCTTTGCATTGCCCCCACTGCCCATCTTGATTGAAGCAACTCTTGTAACTCTTTCTTTTAACCACACCTCGATTGTTCCAAATCTTGTGGCAGTAAATATAAAATCATTGTTTACAGTTATGCACTGAATATCGAGTCCAGTTGTCAGTGATCCCGTTACTGcctttgttgataaagaaaataCCTGCAACATTAATTTGTTTTTTCGACGAATGAATACGTATCAATTTACCAACAACATTTTAAACTGTAATGTGGAAAACATGACAGTGGGGACTGGTATTGCTTCTTACCTTCCCTGCAATACCATCAACGGAAGAACCTCCAGCAAAGAGAAGACTGTCATGAACATGAAGAGACTGTACAATTTGTTTCCCCAGCAGTTTTCTTGCACCAGAGTAGAATACGGTCGATGTATGCTTTTGTAAATCGACCTCCTATTTTTTGTATGGACAAAAGAATTGTTGGCAGCACTCTTATTAGATTTCAATTGTTTCATTCAGTCGAGTTGAAATTTTTGGAATGTACgtaacaagtaagactcgattaagTGATAAGATGTTTCAGAAAAAGACTTACCTGGATACTGAAAGCAGTGCAACCACAATAGAGTTTATCGCCCATCATGGCTAGGCATTTGACGGTTTTGTTGAAGTTGATATGTTTTGGCACACCTGACCAGTTGTAGATCTGCCAcgagatgatgatgatgaagcACAAAATCGTAAGACAGTAATTTACCAAATGATGATAAAATAAATGCCATTAACCTTAACTCCAGTTCCTTGAGGGGCAAAGCATGCAATACTGTTATTTGCTACTAACTCAAGCACTGCCTCCTTTACATCATGGACCTGAACACAGTGAATTTCTTCTTGTTTGATTGCCCAGACCTAACAGAGAAATGGTATACACGTTTAGAAAGTTATTTGGTGTAAAAAGCCTTGGACATGTATAAGACATTTGAAGTGTATTGACCCTGTAATATAATATCGAGTGTATGCATTATGACTTTAGATTGTACACTCTGGGGAACACCTCTTCAAAGTAAAGTCAATTAAGAAAATCAAAAAGTATACTTTTTCCAACATGTAACAGAATATGTTAATGGGTTTGACATGCATTCTATGTGTTATTTCTATAGACACTGCAAAACAAAATAGTATACTTGCCCGAATCGTTTTGTCCAGGGAGCCACTATATAGTTTGTCACCTGGAGAAGGTATATAGAGGCATGTCACAGCCTTTGTGTGTTCACGCACTTCCTGAATCAACCTTGGAACCCTCTTTGTTGCATCCCACACCTAAAAGAAAAACATAGCAGATGTTGCCCCTTTTAATTCTATAGACAGGGTTGGAAGTTGCAAGAAAATTACCATTTAACAAAACCACAAAAAATCACAAAATTATGCAGTAGACTACTTTTTGTGTGTGTGCAAGAAAAGAGATTGTCAAGTCCACCTTTATAGTTCCATCAGAATGACTGCTTATGACGCGGCCTTTTACGTGAAGCAATGCCAGAACCTCGCCGTTCATGCTAGAATTCAACTCAGGCCCTTCAGCACAAGACCACATATCTGCCTGAAATAGGACCATACAATTTTTTATTTGTGTATGATTAATATCTTCGAGCATATGGTAGACTGATACTCACTGCATTAACCGAAGGCAAGTTCATTAAGGTTTTCAGTATATCATTGACCACTACAGAGTTGCGCTTGAGTTTTCTTAGTGTTTTATACATGCATTTAGCATACACTCCAAGTTCACCAGCGGCACCTTGTAACAATGAAGATTGGATATGTTAGAATTTCGTGAAAGATGTAAAACATCTAGATGAACAAAGTAGCCTTCCTCTTTCTAAAGATTCTTTAAAATCATTTAGTAACCTTGTACCTGGATCATTGGTGAAAGCACTTAATGCAAGGGTTACCAAAATCTTCTCCTCAAGATTCTTTGATGACTGTAATACATTTATGAACTGGTCAAGTAGACACTTTCGAGCAGCATCTCTGACTCCTGTATCAGGAAGACTATATAGCATGTGGACAAGCCATGTGGCGATTACAAGGCACGACTTTGCAATCTCAATGGAATTACTCTTCAGGCATTCTTCCAGGGCTTTGAAAATCATGCCTTTCTCATGGTTGCAGAGTACAAAAGCTACCCTTCTCTCCCAGGAAATTGCAGCTTTCTCTTCCTCTTCCTAATAGAAGAATTATAAAAAATATCAGATCTTGACGATATGGAAGAACAGGAACAATTTAAATGCAAAACAGGTGTGTACCATTGTTTCAGTCAATTCAACGTCATAAAATTTCTGCTTCTCTGCTTTCATTAAAGCATTATAGGGTTTGTCATATCCTGCAGATTTCAGTAACCAGACTTCCGTGCAGGATTTTCCTGACATGGTTAGACGTCCTAAAAGAGATGATAAAGCATCAAGAGCTGTAATTTGAGAATTGGGGAAGTCTTTTTTACGAAGTGCTTCAATAAGTGCCTCTATTGCCTCTTCTCTGTAGATGCTCATCTTTCGAGGTTCAACCTAGAGAAGTACAAACGAAAGTGATTTATATATGTTTTTATCTGGTTTTGTCTTTTCACTGTTTTCACTTTTAGTGTATGGGATGGTTCAGTTCTTAGTTTTTGTGCTAGTGTCTGTTTAACTATTGTTATCCGATTAAGAGTATTTTGCGGGCAGACCAAGATATCAGACCAAGATATCAAGCTGAAACAAAAGAATAGTGATAAAAAAGTAATTAAAATCTGGTTTATCTGGTTTGGTCTTCTTCCATTTGTTATAATTCAGACTCCGAAGGTTTGGCATTTGCTTCTTATTTTTCTCCAAGTATATGTGTGTAATAACAATAGTCTAATTAATGATATGTGGACTGACCAAGAGATCAAGCTGAAGCAGAAGAATAGCGATGGAGGATTGCTGCTCCATTGGAGCCATTTGTAGATAGACAAGAAGAGTGTGCATGGTGCTAAATGCTCCCTCATCTTTAATTATCTGCAATATTTGGTTGGAAAGTGTTCTCCTGGAAAAACAAGCATATTCAGTCCTGTACTCCACGTATGAAATGATCAATTATCGTACAGAGTTGAAAATGGCAATAAGTTGCAAAGTGAAAAAAGAGAACGAAGTATACCTGCTCAACTGAACCAACTCAGTAAGAAATTCTATGCATATGCCTCTCACGTTATCGTCTCCAGCATGAAATAACTCAAGCACAGGAGACAGCTCAATTCTACTCGCTATTAAGTTCCTACAATTTCTATCTGCATTAATACACTGCAATAGTATGAATACAATGGAATGCCGTCCATCCTCCCTGTTTAGGCAATTAAGCAATGCAGGAATTCCATTTTCAGATATGATGTCCATAGCTTTCGAAATTCTGTTATTTTCATCTTCTCCTAGTATAACCTGCTCAAGTAATGCAATTGCTGCATCCTTAGGATCCACCACTAAATCAAGGTCATTTGAATCTTCAGTTTTATTTGAAATGATCTGTATAAGGGAGGGCAGGAAGTTATAAGGAGATAATTGTGAGATTGCTGGTTTTAGCAAGTACATTAGAACAGCAGCCTCAGCCAAACCATTTATAAGCAGTGATGCTAGGATTTCAAAATCTGAATCTGCCGTAAGAATCTCCCCGACCCTATCATCGGAAAATATTAGCTCAGAAAGAACGTAAATTGATGTTCGTAAAACTTCCCTGTTCAAAGAAGCTGATAATATATCTACAAAACCATTAACTATGGCTGGATTGGATAAATAAGCATGCAGTCCAGAGTCACCCTTCGTGTCTTTCCACGTTCGAGCTACTTTAAGAACAGATGCCTCACATTCCTTTAAATTTTCAGAATTGCAGAGACACGAAATATATGGATTCAACCCATTTATAATGGTTTCAACAGCAGCTTGAGATATCACACTGGTCGGTGAGTTTGAGGTAGCAACTCGCATGAATCTTCTTGGTTTATGGTTGTTACTATCATCTCTACTCCTTTGATCGCGTAGGGTGATTGTCCTGGATGGGGTAGTTACCGACGGAGTGTCTTTTGGAGGAGCACTAAAAGAACTTCTTGGTGTTTCAGAATATGACAATTCCTGAGCAAGATCAGGATGCTGCTCTTTCCAAGAAGTGATTAGCCTCTTTAGGACATAGTTCGTTTTGGGCAATGGATTAGCAGAGATGTGCTGTCTAGTGATGGGGCATGTAACGTTTCCTCTTTTGGTCCATTCTTGGATGGCTTTCCTTTCATATGTCTGGCCTGTTTCAAGTGTTACCGGATCATAAAAAATTTGACCAGTGATGGGGCACACAAAATCTTTAGGTACTCTTGAATGTGGAGTCATTTTTTCAGAAGATGGGAGAGAAATGTAGCTTTGACTTCCTTCTTCGCAATCATTAGAGAAACTGTTACAACTCAAATAAATATGGATTATGTGAAGAGGTAACATAAAGAGAGTCTGATTTGAGGGAAAACGAATCAAAATAGTCCGATCACTACTTGTGAAAATCAAGGATAAGTGCATGAAAATTATCAAAATTGACTCCAAATGATATgaactaaaataaaaaattagaTGAGATAATGGAGTACCTTTTCTCTAGGAGTTGGGTGTTCACTTTCCCATAACTAACACTCCTGGAGTGGTTTGTCCTGACGCTTTTCGGGTGTTCCTGAGAAACTAAGTTTGTAAGGTACTGCCGTTCAAAGTGAAGCAATTGAAAACTGCAACATGcaattaacctaaaacaaaatCTTTTAACATACTGGCGTTCCATTGTCAGAATCTCCTGAGCTAGTGTCCTGATGAAGTGGCGAACAAGATCCAGATGCAAAAACCTTGCCATCCATTGCACGGGTGGACAACAGCCGCAACATGGATGAGGAATCCTTAGAATGTGAATCAGCTTTTGGAGATGAGTTCCTTGAGGTAGGAGCTTTAGGGGAATCCGCAGGAGTAAATACAGCGGGAGAATGTTTTTGACTACTCGACTTGGAGCCAATTTTAGGATTTACTTCCATGCCAATATTAGACGAAAAATTGTTACCTTTATCTACAGACCCCACAAATACATAAGGTTCATTGTCGGATTCGTATTCTTCTTCTTCAGGTATTCCCTCCTGACAAGGAAAAACCATGAAACTAACATTCTAATGTTCTTTACCACTTTTGTATAACAATATGAAACTAATGTTCTTTCAAGTAAAGTCTTACTTCAGGATCCCAATTTGCAGAATCCTCTAGGTCCCTTGACGAGTTAGAAGCCGATTTCAATCTGGTGAGAGTAAATAATACATAATTTTATTGGATGGAAAAACAAGCAAACAAAACAATCTTGACTGGGTATTCCCATCATAAGAACTGACAACTGAAACTTACCTCAAATTTATTGAGCTATCTTTAGCCTTTGTTGCTTGATTAAAGCCAGCAGTCTTAGGTAAGGCAGGACCAAATTTCACATGATCGGGTATGGACCGGCTCACCTCATGCATCGGAGTCATTGGTGGCTCTGCAATAGGCATCATTGGCATCAACTTTTTGCTAGTGGCTGAATCAAAGTTCATGCAGTCCTTGTAGTATTTTGCATATAGCTTTGTGTTATCATCCAATGCTTGCCCATAAACCTGCTCCAGATTCTGCATTTTCTCTGCTTGATCTGGCCTCACTGAAAATATCAAAGACTCATTGAAGTATTGATCAAAATCAGCAGTGAAAGACATGTCTGCTGAATCAGGAATTGCATCCATCACAATCTTTTGTCTCTCCTCTGAGTACCATCCGACAATTGAGCTCATATGTGGAAGGAATAAATTCTTCCACAGATCAGGAGCAAAATCAATTCGAGAGAATAAAGGGTCAACACAGAACATctcaagaacatgatgaactGCATTTTGGACATCATTTCGCAATTTCCAGAGGTATGATAGGTTAAGATGTGCCCAGGCAGACAAATAAAAATTAGGAACACCTGCAGTTTTCTGACTAGAATTCAACATAGCACATACTTGCAACATCTTCTCAGCATGGTCTAGTCGTGCTAGCTTAGTTTCCACATTCTCAGTATTTATAGCTTCTTCAAGGGCATCCATTCCCCAATCCAAATTAGCTAGCACGGCTTGATCAGAGTACCGCACTTCCGTTTTTTCATCTTCGGCTTCTAATCTCTCAGCACATTGTTCCTTTTGTTGGTCTCTTTGTTCTTTATCAATTAACCGATCTTGGATAAAACTTCCGACTGTGGTGAGCAAGAATCTAACAATATCATTCTGATCCATAGCAAACCTATAGTTTCCCGCCATCTTAGTAATGTAAATACTTCAGAAACAAATAGGTTTAATAGTAATGTTCAATGCATCTGCCTCTATATTTCATATTTTCCTGACAAAAGAACTGTTCAATTCACTTAGTTCGAGCATAAAAGAAAAACCTACAAGTACCAAAGATACTTCAGTCACTAAACATGGGCGGCCACACACACAAACTGTCCTCAAATAATCAACCACAAACAGAGGTGCAAATTTTGATGATTAAAGCCCTAGTTAACCAGTCAACAACAAAAGATCAAATTATAGAAGTTGCAGCGAAATTTAAGCTCTACACAGAGTATGCAAACAAGTAAAACAGCGAGGTAAGTATATTATTGTGCAATTAATTACGTACTGGTGCAGAATTAGAAGAGTCGTTACAACCTAAAATTGGAGATAAACTAAGTTTCCATCCCCTTTAGCTTTCTTCTAGCTACTACAAATCTAGTTAGACATGTGGAGACGAGAAAACAGACACTGACCTTCAGAACAGTCGGTTCAATAAGCTATCCGGAACATCAAATTTGGAACAGAATTTTTGCAGAAACATGCAGCTAGAGAGGCTTCTCCTGATATGACAGAGAAATAGAAAATGCCAACCTTTACAGGCTGAAAACTGCCGGCTTTGGCTATGCCTTTGATCATCAAATATCACAATCAAACAGTCAACTACTGCTGACACACACATAAATATTTACACAGTAAACAACAATAAAGACAAAGAGCATTTGATTAAACAGTGATTACATTATAAAATTATGGTTGAATAATTGAAATTGTCTTTCTCTTTTTTTGGATCAGCCTCAAATTCATAAGTTAAAACTTTAATTAGAGTCAAATTAAATTTGTGTTTTATTTGGTAAAAGAATCATTAAATCATGTATGTTATATAAAAGCGGACAAAGTTATATATTGAGCTTTCTAATGCCAAGTAAAGTCTTCTTTTGGTATTTATTTGCTCATCTAGCTAAAAGACTATTTGTTGTCACTATTTGCAAGAAAAAGACCAAGTCCTTGTGAAGCACAAGTATAATTCCAGTGATGAGCTACCATATCACAGGTTTTTATGTATGGATTTCTCTGGCATTTGAAATATCATAATCTAAGAACGTCATCGTATTTTCTCGTAACTAAGGAAATCCAGAGGGAAAGGGCTGTAACTTTAACTTGTTAAGCAAAGCATATGCTATACTGCTTTGAAGTATAATCTCAGCCGGAGTTGTTTCCAAAGAGGCAAAATACTACTAACCACAAGATTTAACAAGGGTTGTTTTGTTCTTCAAGTATCAGTTATTTCTTCTTTTCCAAACATACAAATCACCAATCACCCTGTTATTCTAAACCAAGCAAGAAGAACTAGTTAAAAATTGGCTATGAACTTGTAGCATGCATAATAAGTGTCCTGATCAATGGATCAGCTCACCTACTATCATAACAAGGAAAATTAATTATATAGCTATCACCAATGAGGTCACATATATATACAATGATCTAAAAAACAACTACAAATGTGCTTTTAATTTCATCACAGAGTAATGCAATAGGCAAAAAAAAAGTACAAGTATTGTTACCAAATGACGTGACATAATGGCAGTTTGTAATAATTCAGTTTGAAATAATTTAATTGACGTTATTGATGTAAATGCAGAGGGTCTAATTTCAGTTAACAAGTAAACGTCTGACTCAATTTTCTAACTATATTAGGAACCAATTTTGTACCTTAGTATTTTTCTTCATTAAATTATGCCAAGAGAGTTTGTGTTAATTTAATATTAGATTTTATTGAATGGCCGGCCTTTCCATAACTTATTCATTTGGCACCAAGCTTCTGTTCACTAGTTTATTGTTGTAAGGTTTAGAATATGACAAATTTGAGTCTAAGAAAAAACCTCGCAATTCTACtcttttaattataaattaaatctATGAATATATGCATTCATTTGAGTTTCATTGTTCAACAAGTTATTATTTTACATACTGACAAATAGACCACTTGGCAAACAAAAGAAGCACACGTTGTCCGGCCCAATCAACAAGAGACCAAGATGACCAGCCCACTAAAAAAGCCCATCTAACAATACCGAAATATCAAAAAGCTCACAATTATTTGGTCAAGATATTACCGTTTACGATGAATCCCAGCCGTCCACCTATTTTCGTCGCTTAGTGGCACGTGCCAAACTCGAAAACGGTGAAAACTCACGTGACCAGCAAGTGGGGAGCAGACTGACAATAGTCTCCTCCTTATCCGTTAAAAGTCATCTCAATCCAACGGCTACATCTAACCCTAATTATAATATAGCTTGTTCTCACCGCCTATATATAATCTCACCCAACCCTTCTCCTTTACTTGCAATTGATCTGTATCTTCTGTAACTATTCCTGACTCACTAAGTCTAAATCGCTCTCAACATGCCAAACCCTAAGGTGTTTTTCGATATGACCGTCGGCGGTAGCCCCGTGGGGAGAATCGTGATGGAGCTTTACGCCGACACGACTCCCCGCACCGCCGAGAACTTCCGAGCACTCTGTACCGGCGAGAAAGGCGTCGGCAAAAGCCGAAAGCCTCTCCACTACAAAGGCTCATCTTTCCACCGTGTGATCCCCAAATTCATGTGTCAGGGAGGCGATTTCACCGCCGGGAACGGTACCGGAGGTGAATCGATCTACGGGGAGAAATTTGCTGATGAGAATTTCGTGAGGAAGCACACTGGACCGGGGATCCTGTCCATGGCGAACGCCGGGCCAGGGACTAATGGATCGCAGTTCTTTATTTGTACCGAAAAGACGGAGTGGCTGGATGGGAAGCATGTGGTGTTTGGACAGGTTGTTGAGGGAATGGATGTTGTTAGGGCAATTGAGAAGGTTGGATCTTCTGGTGGAAGGTGCTCCAAGCCTGTTGTCATTGCTGATTGTGGCCAGCTCTCTTAAATCTATCGGATTCCGAAACTTATATTACTGCTATGTTTCGCTTTTAAATAATTTGCAGCCGGTTTGTATGATTACATTTTGTGTGTTGTCGTGGTTGAATTGGTTGTATCTCTCTAGACTGTTTTATGATTTGCAGTGACTTTGAGTTGAATTGCATTTGCTCAATTTTCGGTTTTATTAGCTAGGCGCTGATCTTAATGTTTACAGTTTTTTTCAATTTCACGATTATAATTCAAGATTCTGAAATGGCAGGAAAAAAAGATGTTCAGAGAATTTTAGTGAATAGAAAGACGTTTAGAGAAATCATAAATTTGAATTTATCACGTTTTTTTTCAATTACTGAACATCTAGGCGATCTGAATAAtttgaataatttttaaaaatcctcCAATTTTCTTCCCAAAGCAATGCCAATCAAAACTATAAAATACAGCATAATTTCATAGATCTGGTAGATATTTTGATTATTTTCCATAGCGGAATATTGGATAGTGATGTAGAGTTGTGGCCTGCCTCTATTTTTTGAGTGACAGAAAAGATAAATCAAGATCATGTAGCCTTTTAAGCTCCATCAGTGGCTTTTGCGCGAATATTCGTATATTTCATATATTCCTGTTTGATTGGTTTTCCGGGGTggaaaaattgattttttttttccttttccgTCGGTGTTATTATTGAGAAAATGTAAAGCTTAGCTCCACTTAAACACTTGGGTAGGAGAATAAAAACGAGCTCATGAAGTAAACTTTAAAAGATAACAGATAAATAAAATCAAGAGTTCATGAGTTGAAAATTCAATATGACAAATAAGTTCAAATGCAGTTTTTTCCTGACAGAAAGAAGAGCTGGTAATCAGCTCAAGAATTACCAGAAAAGAAATCACTGCTCACGAGAGAGAGTAAATCAGCCAGAGGATTAAAAATCTAATCAAAAGGGAGCCGATTATGAAAAGATTGTTTTGCAACCCAGTGCGCAGGAGCATTATATCGACGATGCACAAAGGAGAAGGCGGTGGAAAATTCAGATATCATATCTTTGATATCATCAACTAAAACTGCACAATTCAGGGAGGATCGAGATTGAAGATAAAAAGCTCAATAGTTGCTTTGCAATCCAATTCAACAATGGGAAAAGAAACTTGTTCATGATCGATTTCTCGAATAGTTTAGGAACGAGCATTTGGTCAGTACGGTCCGGATACACCGAAAaatcaaataattattttttcatGACGGAACCGGACTAAAGTTGTATTATGGGCCGAacgaaccgaaataattcggttcggttcgattTTAAACCG is a genomic window containing:
- the LOC141713446 gene encoding putative E3 ubiquitin-protein ligase LIN-1 isoform X1, whose protein sequence is MAGNYRFAMDQNDIVRFLLTTVGSFIQDRLIDKEQRDQQKEQCAERLEAEDEKTEVRYSDQAVLANLDWGMDALEEAINTENVETKLARLDHAEKMLQVCAMLNSSQKTAGVPNFYLSAWAHLNLSYLWKLRNDVQNAVHHVLEMFCVDPLFSRIDFAPDLWKNLFLPHMSSIVGWYSEERQKIVMDAIPDSADMSFTADFDQYFNESLIFSVRPDQAEKMQNLEQVYGQALDDNTKLYAKYYKDCMNFDSATSKKLMPMMPIAEPPMTPMHEVSRSIPDHVKFGPALPKTAGFNQATKAKDSSINLRLKSASNSSRDLEDSANWDPEEGIPEEEEYESDNEPYVFVGSVDKGNNFSSNIGMEVNPKIGSKSSSQKHSPAVFTPADSPKAPTSRNSSPKADSHSKDSSSMLRLLSTRAMDGKVFASGSCSPLHQDTSSGDSDNGTPEHPKSVRTNHSRSVSYGKVNTQLLEKSFSNDCEEGSQSYISLPSSEKMTPHSRVPKDFVCPITGQIFYDPVTLETGQTYERKAIQEWTKRGNVTCPITRQHISANPLPKTNYVLKRLITSWKEQHPDLAQELSYSETPRSSFSAPPKDTPSVTTPSRTITLRDQRSRDDSNNHKPRRFMRVATSNSPTSVISQAAVETIINGLNPYISCLCNSENLKECEASVLKVARTWKDTKGDSGLHAYLSNPAIVNGFVDILSASLNREVLRTSIYVLSELIFSDDRVGEILTADSDFEILASLLINGLAEAAVLMYLLKPAISQLSPYNFLPSLIQIISNKTEDSNDLDLVVDPKDAAIALLEQVILGEDENNRISKAMDIISENGIPALLNCLNREDGRHSIVFILLQCINADRNCRNLIASRIELSPVLELFHAGDDNVRGICIEFLTELVQLSRTEYACFSRRTLSNQILQIIKDEGAFSTMHTLLVYLQMAPMEQQSSIAILLLQLDLLVEPRKMSIYREEAIEALIEALRKKDFPNSQITALDALSSLLGRLTMSGKSCTEVWLLKSAGYDKPYNALMKAEKQKFYDVELTETMEEEEKAAISWERRVAFVLCNHEKGMIFKALEECLKSNSIEIAKSCLVIATWLVHMLYSLPDTGVRDAARKCLLDQFINVLQSSKNLEEKILVTLALSAFTNDPGAAGELGVYAKCMYKTLRKLKRNSVVVNDILKTLMNLPSVNAADMWSCAEGPELNSSMNGEVLALLHVKGRVISSHSDGTIKVWDATKRVPRLIQEVREHTKAVTCLYIPSPGDKLYSGSLDKTIRVWAIKQEEIHCVQVHDVKEAVLELVANNSIACFAPQGTGVKIYNWSGVPKHINFNKTVKCLAMMGDKLYCGCTAFSIQEVDLQKHTSTVFYSGARKLLGKQIVQSLHVHDSLLFAGGSSVDGIAGKVFSLSTKAVTGSLTTGLDIQCITVNNDFIFTATRFGTIEVWLKERVTRVASIKMGSGGNAKITCLTSDRDGQMLFAGSSDGKIQAWVLD